The following are from one region of the Pseudorasbora parva isolate DD20220531a chromosome 12, ASM2467924v1, whole genome shotgun sequence genome:
- the bin2b gene encoding bridging integrator 2b: MAEGKQGANIGGNIGAGAGILAKRFQKSMNRAQEKVLQKLGKTMETKDEQFEECSANLNKQQTDGIRLYKDVKAYYNAVKVMHESSKRLSQTLKDIYEPDWHGVEDLTVIIESEDLLWNDYEEKLSDQVIRTMENYTGQFQDVKERVAKRGRKLVDYDSARHHLEALQNSKKRDEAKIGKAEEEFSKTQEVFEDINKELREELPVLYQSRISCYVTMFQNISNLRDVFYKEMSVLNHNIYNMMKKLEDQHSTKPFIIKGLNSSKSKKRKSVTISAPIPCNTAFPPDHPASSKLSMPDTLTHTDTRSQASSKSTGSTASEISDSESNSFDSEPNTPKRQSLCSEGEGVRSVGTTENMSESTTDESVQANGQVHQSSVSTEHSEEEQSKSEASSEDTHPASTDGDLEAKPLSGNKDKTAPVPCPRKPSISKKNKGDADQNTTECNETEGAKEDVKTQKAEYENPPGFLYKAVALENQDSDEGVLLLFEQGDVILIYVDEEDKPEGTVWGVREQDWIQYKDLTLLSGIVKETMIEGVTSD, translated from the exons ATGGCAGAGGGAAAACAAGGTGCCAACATTGGGGGCAACATCGGCGCGGGAgctggcatcctggccaaacgCTTTCAGAAATCAATGAACCGAGCTCAAGAGAAG GTCCTGCAGAAGCTGGGCAAAACCATGGAGACCAAAGATGAGCAGTTTGAGGAGTGCTCTGCCAACTTGAACAAACAACAG ACAGATGGCATCAGACTCTATAAGGATGTTAAAGCGTACTACAATGCTGTTAAAG TGATGCATGAATCATCCAAGCGCCTTTCCCAGACTCTAAAAGATATCTATGAACCAGACTGGCATGGTGTCGAAGATCTAACTGTCATTATTGAG AGTGAGGATCTCCTCTGGAATGACTATGAGGAGAAGCTGAGTGATCAAGTCATTCGAACAATGGAGAATTACACCGGACAGTTTCAAGATGTCAAA GAAAGAGTGGCTAAACGAGGAAGGAAGCTAGTTGATTATGATTCAGCTCGTCATCATCTGGAGGCGCTACAAAACTCCAAGAAGAGAGATGAGGCCAAAATAGGCAAG GCCGAGGAGGAATTCAGTAAAACCCAGGAGGTGTTTGAAGACATTAACAAGGAGTTAAGAGAGGAGCTGCCTGTCCTCTATCAAAG CCGTATAAGCTGCTATGTCACCATGTTCCAGAACATCTCAAACCTGCGAGATGTCTTCTACAAGGAAATGAGTGTG TTAAATCACAATATTTATAACATGATGAAGAAGCTTGAGGATCAGCACTCCACCAAACCCTTCATCATCAAAGGCCTTAACag TTCTAAATCTAAGAAGAGAAAGTCTGTCACGATCTCCGCGCCCATCCCCTGTAACACCGCCTTCCCTCCTGATCATCCAGCCTCGAGCAAGCTCAGCATGCCCGACACCCTCACGCACACGGACACGCGTTCACAAGCTTCTTCAAAGAGCACAGGAAGCACGGCATCTGAAATATCAGACTCTGAGTCGAACTCTTTTGACAGTGAACCCAACACACCCAAACGGCAGTCTTTGTGTTCGGAGGGTGAAGGGGTTCGATCTGTGGGAACCACTGAAAACATGTCGGAAAGTACCACTGATGAGTCTGTGCAGGCAAACGGCCAGGTACATCAAAGTTCGGTGTCCACTGAGCACAGTGAAGAGGAGCAGAGTAAATCAGAAGCATCATCAGAAGACACCCATCCTGCATCTACAGATGGAGACCTTGAGGCTAAGCCCTTATCGGgcaacaaagacaaaactgcacCTGTCCCCTGTCCCCGAAAACCCAGCATctccaaaaaaaataaaggagACGCTGATCAAAATACAACGGAATGCAACGAGACGGAGGGAGCAAAGGAAGACGTTAAAACCCAAAAGGCAGAGTATGAAAATCCTCCTGGCTTCCTCTATAAG GCTGTTGCTCTGGAGAATCAGGACTCAGATGAAGGTGTGCTTCTGCTTTTTGAACAGGGAGATGTGATCCTTATATATGTCGATGAAGAAGATAAG CCGGAGGGCACCGTGTGGGGGGTGAGAGAGCAGGACTGGATTCAGTACAAGGACCTAACACTTCTCTCTGGCATTGTCAAAGAGACCATGATTGAAGGCGTCACCTCTGACTAA